One segment of Zhihengliuella halotolerans DNA contains the following:
- a CDS encoding PQQ-dependent sugar dehydrogenase, producing the protein MERRLRLLVGAAAVLGALAACAPGPEPETPDTTTAPPSSSGPAETRVVAEGLDAPWAIAFHGETPLISERDTARILELGADGETRTVGTIAGVAPRGEGGLLGIAVRDGLLYAYSTADGENRIERYELTGGPGSLGLGPPEPLLGGIPAARIHNGGRIAFGPDGMLYATTGDAGNGAHAQDPDSLGGKILRLRADGSVPDDNPFAGSPVYSYGHRNPQGLAWDDDGTLYASEFGQNTWDELNVIEAGANYGWPEVEGIAGREGFVDPVQQWRPADASPSGMAFTGGSLFIANLRGERLREVPLEDAETSTEHFAGEHGRLRDTVLGPDGELWLLTNNTDGRGAPSSGDDRVIAVDTDQPASPSD; encoded by the coding sequence ATGGAACGTCGCCTGAGACTGCTCGTCGGCGCCGCAGCGGTGCTGGGCGCACTCGCGGCGTGCGCGCCCGGCCCCGAGCCGGAGACTCCGGACACGACGACGGCGCCGCCGTCGTCGTCCGGCCCCGCGGAGACGCGCGTGGTCGCCGAAGGGCTGGACGCGCCCTGGGCGATCGCGTTCCACGGTGAGACGCCGCTCATCAGCGAGCGGGATACCGCGCGGATCCTGGAGCTCGGCGCGGACGGCGAGACGCGGACGGTCGGCACGATCGCCGGCGTCGCGCCCCGCGGCGAAGGCGGGCTGCTCGGGATCGCCGTGCGCGACGGTCTCCTCTACGCCTACTCGACGGCCGACGGGGAGAACCGGATCGAGCGGTACGAGCTCACGGGCGGGCCCGGAAGCCTCGGGCTCGGCCCACCCGAACCCCTGCTCGGGGGCATCCCCGCGGCCCGGATCCACAACGGGGGCCGGATCGCGTTCGGCCCGGACGGGATGCTCTACGCCACGACGGGCGACGCCGGCAACGGCGCGCACGCGCAGGATCCGGATTCGCTGGGCGGGAAGATCTTGCGCCTGCGAGCCGACGGGAGTGTGCCGGACGACAACCCGTTCGCCGGCTCCCCGGTGTACAGCTACGGCCATCGCAACCCCCAGGGGCTCGCGTGGGACGACGACGGCACGCTGTACGCGAGCGAGTTCGGTCAGAACACGTGGGACGAGCTCAACGTCATCGAGGCCGGCGCGAACTACGGGTGGCCGGAGGTCGAGGGTATCGCGGGCCGAGAGGGCTTCGTCGACCCCGTCCAGCAGTGGCGGCCGGCCGACGCGAGCCCTTCCGGCATGGCGTTCACGGGCGGCTCGCTGTTCATCGCGAACCTGCGCGGCGAGCGGCTCCGCGAGGTCCCGCTGGAAGATGCCGAGACCTCAACCGAGCACTTCGCCGGCGAACACGGGCGGTTGCGCGACACCGTCCTCGGACCCGACGGCGAGCTGTGGCTGCTCACCAACAACACGGACGGCCGCGGCGCACCCTCCTCCGGAGACGACCGCGTCATCGCCGTCGATACGGATCAGCCCGCGAGCCCGTCCGACTGA
- a CDS encoding NAD(P)-dependent oxidoreductase, protein MNITIIGATGMVGSRLTAEALSRGHRVVAGSRNPEPRHDDGATSARVDTSAQASLEAALLGTDVVILSIRAAAGREAGIAGATTAALDAAAAADVPVLVIGGAGPLRSPHNPDLLVIDDPARVPPAWRAVAHASTDQLRACTEHPNGRWTYLSPPAVLEPGTRTGRYRRGTTTLLTAPDGSSRISVEDLAVAALDEIERPGTDTHFTVAETAETPA, encoded by the coding sequence GTGAACATCACCATCATCGGCGCGACGGGCATGGTCGGCTCGCGCCTCACCGCCGAGGCGCTCTCCCGCGGTCACCGCGTCGTGGCCGGCTCGCGCAACCCCGAACCCCGGCACGACGACGGGGCCACCTCCGCGCGCGTCGACACCTCGGCGCAGGCGAGCCTGGAGGCGGCGCTGCTGGGCACCGACGTCGTCATCCTCTCGATCCGCGCCGCCGCTGGGCGGGAGGCGGGCATCGCCGGCGCAACCACCGCGGCTCTCGACGCCGCCGCGGCAGCGGACGTGCCCGTGCTCGTGATCGGCGGGGCCGGGCCGCTGCGATCGCCGCACAACCCAGACCTCCTGGTGATCGACGACCCGGCCCGCGTCCCGCCCGCCTGGCGCGCGGTCGCACACGCGAGCACCGATCAGCTGCGCGCGTGCACCGAGCACCCCAACGGGCGCTGGACCTACCTGAGCCCGCCGGCCGTTCTGGAGCCGGGCACCCGCACGGGCCGCTACCGGCGCGGCACCACCACGCTGCTCACGGCCCCGGACGGCTCGTCGCGCATCAGCGTCGAGGACCTCGCGGTCGCCGCTCTCGACGAGATCGAACGACCCGGCACAGACACCCACTTCACGGTCGCCGAGACGGCGGAAACGCCCGCGTGA
- a CDS encoding EamA family transporter gives MTTSTPPPPTSPLTSPPQSAPAAPGASRTGLTLLTALAPAVWGTTYIVTTELLPAGHPLFAALMRALPAGIVALLIARQLPVGDWWWKAAVLGTLNIGLFFPLLFLTAERLPGGVAATLGATQPILIVFLAVLVLSERLSRWRLAWGIVGVVGVGLVVLGPGAALDPIGVAAGIAGAASMGVGVVLTKRWGRPAGVSAVGFAGWQLTAGGLVLLAPALLLEGVPTGIGVQGAAGYLWLGLFGGLIAYTLWFSGLRRLPVTATALLGLLSPLVAAALGAVFADEALSPVQLAGFALALAALAAGQLTPGHFRIKGLPS, from the coding sequence ATGACCACTTCGACACCACCCCCGCCGACTTCGCCGCTCACCTCGCCGCCGCAGTCCGCGCCTGCGGCACCCGGAGCATCGCGCACCGGGCTGACCCTCCTGACCGCCCTGGCCCCTGCGGTCTGGGGCACCACTTACATCGTCACCACGGAACTTCTCCCCGCCGGACACCCGCTCTTCGCCGCGCTGATGCGCGCGCTGCCCGCGGGAATCGTGGCGCTGCTGATCGCCCGCCAGCTGCCCGTCGGCGACTGGTGGTGGAAAGCCGCAGTCCTGGGCACGCTCAACATCGGCTTGTTCTTTCCTCTCCTCTTCCTGACCGCCGAACGACTTCCGGGCGGCGTCGCCGCCACGCTGGGGGCGACTCAGCCCATCCTGATCGTGTTCCTCGCCGTACTGGTCCTCTCCGAACGCCTCTCGCGCTGGCGGCTGGCGTGGGGCATCGTCGGCGTCGTCGGCGTGGGCCTCGTGGTCCTCGGCCCGGGCGCGGCGCTCGACCCGATCGGCGTGGCCGCCGGCATCGCTGGTGCCGCTTCGATGGGCGTCGGCGTCGTCCTCACCAAGCGGTGGGGCCGGCCGGCCGGCGTCAGCGCCGTGGGCTTCGCCGGCTGGCAGCTCACCGCCGGTGGCCTGGTCCTGCTGGCACCCGCGCTGCTGCTCGAGGGCGTCCCCACCGGAATCGGGGTCCAGGGCGCCGCCGGCTACCTCTGGCTGGGGCTCTTCGGCGGGCTGATCGCCTACACACTCTGGTTCAGCGGGCTGCGCCGGCTGCCCGTCACCGCCACCGCCCTGCTCGGGCTGCTCTCGCCCCTCGTGGCCGCCGCCCTGGGCGCGGTCTTCGCCGACGAGGCCCTCTCCCCCGTCCAGCTCGCGGGATTCGCCCTCGCACTCGCGGCCCTCGCCGCGGGGCAGCTCACCCCCGGCCACTTCCGCATCAAAGGACTCCCCTCGTGA
- a CDS encoding LysR family transcriptional regulator, translating into MELQQLRYVLAVAETRNFTRAAERCFVVQSALSHQIKALEGELGLQLFARTSRRVELTEAGAAFLPAARAALEAAERAVAEASAATGRLRGTLRIGAIPTVTALDLPAALGAFRDAHPEVRISLRGGGSDEFMEQIAAGTLDVAVLGLSESVHPNRVDSRVLARERLVAVLPAGHRLAARRRLHLRDLAEEAFVDFPAGAPGRVPSDAAFAKAGVAREVVFEAAGVELFLGLVRERLAIALLSDAVVGDRSGLVTIPVADGPLRVQHLAWSEFNPSPAALAFVDVARGHALAETVS; encoded by the coding sequence ATGGAACTTCAGCAGCTGCGTTACGTCCTCGCCGTCGCCGAGACCCGGAACTTCACCCGCGCCGCGGAGCGGTGCTTCGTGGTGCAGTCGGCACTGAGCCACCAGATCAAGGCACTCGAAGGCGAGCTCGGATTGCAGCTCTTCGCCCGGACCAGCCGGCGGGTCGAGCTCACGGAGGCCGGCGCTGCGTTCCTGCCGGCGGCACGGGCCGCGCTGGAGGCGGCCGAGCGGGCCGTCGCGGAGGCGTCCGCGGCGACCGGCCGACTGCGCGGCACGCTGAGGATCGGCGCGATCCCGACCGTCACGGCCCTGGACCTGCCGGCCGCGCTCGGGGCGTTCCGCGACGCGCATCCCGAAGTGCGGATCAGCCTGCGTGGGGGAGGCAGTGACGAGTTCATGGAGCAGATCGCGGCGGGCACCCTCGACGTCGCCGTTCTTGGGCTCTCGGAGTCCGTGCACCCGAACCGCGTCGACTCCCGGGTGCTGGCCCGGGAGCGACTGGTCGCCGTGTTGCCTGCCGGTCACCGTCTTGCGGCTCGCCGGCGGCTGCACCTGCGCGACCTGGCCGAGGAGGCCTTCGTCGACTTCCCCGCCGGGGCGCCGGGCCGTGTTCCGTCGGATGCGGCGTTCGCCAAGGCCGGCGTCGCCCGGGAGGTGGTCTTCGAAGCCGCCGGCGTCGAGCTGTTCCTCGGGCTGGTCAGGGAGCGGTTGGCCATCGCGCTGCTGTCTGACGCCGTGGTCGGGGACCGCAGCGGGCTGGTCACCATCCCTGTGGCGGACGGTCCGCTGCGCGTGCAGCACCTGGCGTGGAGCGAGTTCAACCCCAGCCCGGCAGCCCTCGCGTTCGTTGACGTCGCGCGGGGCCACGCCCTCGCCGAGACCGTCAGCTGA
- the chrA gene encoding chromate efflux transporter, with protein MSADTAGSTPGDESPGTAHPGTVREVFAAFLKLGLTSFGGPVAHLGYFREAFVERRRWLSDAAYADLVALCQFLPGPASSQVGMALGLQRAGIGGLIAAWFAFTMPSAIILIAFAFGVASFGDAAGTGWLQGLKAAAVAVVAQAVLGMAKTLTPDARRATIAAAGAVVVLLVPSPAVQVAVIAAGALVGLAWLRPGPVDDGGGLGIRVSRRVGAGALALFAALLIGLPIAAAATGDAALRLADTFYRAGALVFGGGHVVLPLLEAETVPNGLVAHDTFLAGYGAAQAVPGPLFTFAGYLGASTTTGPAGLLGAAIALLAIFLPAALLAVGALPFWDRLRRATSARSALMGVNAAVVGILAAALYDPVFTQGVTSTGSLAVAIAVFVAQRAWNVPAWAAVIAAGVVGYFVL; from the coding sequence ATGAGCGCAGACACCGCGGGCAGCACGCCCGGAGACGAGAGCCCCGGCACCGCACACCCCGGCACGGTCCGCGAGGTATTCGCCGCGTTCCTGAAACTGGGCTTGACCTCGTTCGGCGGCCCCGTTGCCCACCTCGGTTATTTTCGTGAGGCGTTCGTCGAGCGTCGCCGCTGGCTCTCCGACGCGGCCTACGCCGACCTCGTCGCGCTCTGCCAGTTCCTGCCCGGGCCCGCCTCCAGCCAGGTCGGCATGGCGCTCGGGCTGCAGCGGGCCGGGATTGGCGGGCTGATCGCCGCCTGGTTCGCGTTCACGATGCCCTCGGCGATCATCCTGATCGCCTTCGCGTTTGGGGTGGCGTCCTTCGGTGACGCCGCCGGCACCGGTTGGCTGCAGGGGCTCAAGGCCGCGGCCGTGGCCGTGGTCGCGCAGGCCGTGCTCGGCATGGCGAAAACCCTGACGCCCGACGCGCGGCGGGCCACCATCGCGGCGGCCGGCGCCGTCGTCGTACTACTCGTCCCGAGCCCGGCGGTGCAGGTCGCCGTGATCGCCGCGGGCGCCCTCGTAGGGCTCGCATGGCTGCGGCCCGGCCCGGTGGACGACGGCGGCGGGCTCGGCATCCGCGTCAGCCGGCGGGTCGGCGCGGGTGCCCTCGCGCTTTTCGCGGCGCTGCTCATCGGACTGCCCATCGCCGCGGCCGCGACCGGCGACGCCGCGCTCAGACTCGCCGACACGTTCTACCGCGCCGGCGCCCTCGTCTTCGGTGGCGGCCACGTGGTGCTGCCGCTGCTCGAAGCGGAGACGGTGCCGAACGGTCTCGTCGCGCACGATACGTTCCTCGCCGGATACGGCGCCGCCCAGGCCGTGCCCGGCCCGCTGTTCACGTTCGCGGGCTACCTCGGCGCCAGCACGACGACGGGGCCCGCCGGGCTGCTCGGCGCCGCGATCGCGCTGCTCGCCATCTTCCTGCCGGCCGCGCTGCTGGCCGTCGGGGCGCTGCCGTTCTGGGACCGGCTGCGCCGCGCGACGTCCGCCCGGTCCGCGCTGATGGGCGTCAATGCGGCCGTCGTCGGGATCCTCGCCGCCGCGCTGTACGACCCGGTGTTCACCCAGGGGGTGACCTCCACGGGGTCGCTGGCCGTGGCGATCGCCGTGTTCGTGGCTCAGCGGGCGTGGAACGTGCCGGCGTGGGCGGCGGTCATCGCCGCCGGCGTCGTCGGCTACTTCGTGCTGTAG
- a CDS encoding DUF2306 domain-containing protein → MDTKRRSLRRERLLAAALIFLALVPSLAGAVRLGDVVSGGEVTAANARFHALPVPILLHIVGALAYSILGAFQFLPALRARHPRWHRRVGRYVVVPAGFLVSATGLWMTAVYEMPPVDGAALAAARYAVGVLMGVFLLLGIAAIARKDIPAHGAWMIRAYALALGAGTQVFTSAPFLLIFGEPGVTARAVQMIAGWLINAAVAEWVIRRRRAGAVRPRRAAEASPVR, encoded by the coding sequence ATGGATACGAAACGACGTTCACTGCGCCGCGAACGGCTCCTCGCTGCGGCCCTCATTTTCCTCGCTCTCGTCCCCTCGCTGGCCGGCGCCGTGCGCCTCGGCGATGTCGTCTCCGGTGGCGAGGTCACCGCGGCGAATGCCCGCTTCCACGCGCTGCCGGTGCCCATCCTCCTGCACATCGTCGGGGCGCTGGCGTACTCGATCCTCGGCGCGTTCCAGTTCCTGCCCGCGCTGCGTGCCCGGCACCCGCGCTGGCATCGGCGGGTGGGGCGCTACGTTGTGGTTCCCGCCGGATTTCTGGTGTCCGCGACCGGCCTCTGGATGACGGCGGTGTACGAGATGCCGCCTGTCGACGGAGCGGCACTCGCTGCGGCGCGCTATGCGGTCGGTGTGCTCATGGGCGTTTTTCTTCTCCTCGGGATCGCCGCGATCGCCCGGAAGGACATCCCGGCCCACGGCGCGTGGATGATCCGCGCCTATGCCCTGGCGTTGGGTGCCGGAACGCAGGTCTTCACGTCAGCCCCCTTCCTTCTGATCTTCGGCGAACCCGGCGTCACGGCGCGGGCCGTGCAGATGATCGCCGGGTGGCTCATCAATGCAGCGGTCGCCGAGTGGGTCATCCGACGACGGCGGGCCGGAGCGGTCCGCCCGCGGCGGGCGGCGGAGGCGAGCCCGGTACGATGA
- a CDS encoding sensor histidine kinase: MRRSWGGWTGPAADGAEGPGVRDVVVVAVLAAVVLGEALLRDDLAWPAPTALVTLAALAVLPWRRSRPLAVVFVFVATTTGFAVVQAAAGVGRDALVAMFALLAVPYALFRWGSGRARIVGGAVLGAGALISAAAGPNGVADVVTGFAFFGAACLAGALRRERVAAHARELDAARSREREALARDLHDTVAHHVSVIAIRAQAAAALPPDAERNAESFAVIELRARTVLAEMRSLVRALRAPSPYAPSAGVSDIRGLADPGPPAVHVRVDGPVDDIDGVLASTLHRIAQEGVTNARRHARGVSAIEVRVSVDAAAARVEVHDDGARPAAPADGPARVGGLGLIGVAERAALLGGEAAAGPDDAGGWTVRASLPLRERP, from the coding sequence GTGCGAAGGTCTTGGGGCGGGTGGACCGGGCCCGCCGCCGACGGGGCGGAGGGCCCCGGGGTGCGCGACGTCGTCGTCGTCGCGGTGCTGGCGGCCGTTGTCCTGGGCGAGGCGCTGCTGCGGGACGATCTCGCGTGGCCGGCGCCCACGGCTCTTGTGACGCTCGCGGCTCTGGCCGTGCTGCCGTGGCGCCGCAGCCGTCCGCTGGCGGTCGTGTTCGTCTTCGTCGCGACGACCACAGGGTTCGCGGTGGTCCAGGCAGCCGCCGGTGTCGGGCGCGACGCGCTGGTGGCCATGTTCGCCCTGCTTGCCGTCCCGTATGCCCTCTTTCGCTGGGGGTCCGGCCGAGCCCGGATCGTCGGCGGCGCCGTGCTGGGGGCGGGTGCCCTGATCTCCGCGGCCGCCGGGCCGAACGGTGTCGCGGATGTGGTCACGGGGTTCGCGTTCTTCGGTGCCGCCTGCCTGGCCGGCGCCCTGCGGCGCGAGCGGGTCGCCGCGCACGCCCGGGAACTCGACGCCGCCCGGTCCCGGGAGCGCGAGGCCCTGGCCCGCGACCTGCACGACACCGTTGCCCACCACGTTTCCGTCATCGCCATTCGCGCGCAGGCGGCGGCCGCGCTCCCGCCGGACGCCGAGCGGAATGCCGAGTCTTTCGCCGTCATCGAGTTGCGGGCGCGCACTGTGCTGGCCGAGATGCGATCCCTCGTGCGCGCGCTCCGTGCACCGAGCCCGTACGCGCCGTCCGCCGGCGTCAGCGACATCCGCGGGCTGGCAGATCCCGGGCCGCCCGCTGTGCACGTGCGCGTGGACGGCCCCGTGGACGACATCGATGGCGTGCTCGCCTCGACGCTGCACCGCATCGCCCAGGAGGGCGTGACGAACGCCCGCCGCCACGCCCGCGGCGTCTCCGCGATTGAAGTTCGCGTCAGCGTCGACGCGGCGGCGGCGCGCGTTGAGGTGCACGACGACGGCGCCCGTCCGGCCGCGCCGGCCGACGGTCCCGCGCGGGTCGGCGGGCTGGGTCTGATCGGCGTTGCGGAGCGCGCCGCCCTCCTCGGTGGGGAGGCGGCCGCGGGCCCCGACGACGCCGGCGGCTGGACGGTGCGTGCTTCACTGCCGCTGCGGGAGCGACCGTGA
- a CDS encoding response regulator — MIRVLVADDQEAVRTGLRMLLAAQPGIAVAAEAGDGAEAVRLARRLRPDVVLMDVRMPRLDGIEATRLLAGADVADPLAVVVITTFDLDEYVYGALRAGARGFLLKDAGARLLAEAVRAAAAGDALVSPQITVRLLEEFARPRRRSRAPREALTAREEDVLVLLAAGLTNNEIGERLHLALGTVKTHVAAILAKIGVRNRVEAAMWAVESGRRG; from the coding sequence GTGATCCGGGTCCTCGTCGCCGACGACCAGGAGGCCGTGCGTACGGGCCTGCGTATGCTGCTCGCCGCCCAACCGGGCATCGCCGTCGCAGCCGAAGCGGGAGACGGGGCCGAAGCAGTGCGGCTCGCCCGCCGGCTGCGCCCCGACGTGGTGCTGATGGACGTCCGGATGCCGCGCCTGGACGGCATCGAGGCTACCCGGCTCCTCGCCGGCGCCGATGTCGCGGACCCCCTCGCCGTCGTCGTCATCACGACCTTTGACCTGGACGAGTACGTGTATGGGGCCCTGCGGGCCGGCGCGCGCGGCTTCCTCCTCAAGGATGCGGGCGCCCGGCTCCTGGCGGAGGCCGTCCGGGCCGCCGCGGCTGGCGACGCGCTCGTGTCTCCGCAGATTACGGTGCGCCTGCTTGAGGAGTTCGCGCGGCCGCGGCGCCGGTCTCGGGCGCCGCGGGAGGCACTGACGGCCCGCGAGGAGGACGTGCTAGTCCTGCTTGCGGCGGGCCTGACGAACAACGAGATCGGCGAACGGCTGCATCTGGCGCTCGGCACCGTGAAGACCCACGTCGCGGCGATCCTTGCCAAGATCGGCGTGCGGAACCGCGTGGAGGCTGCGATGTGGGCCGTCGAATCGGGACGTCGAGGCTAG
- a CDS encoding ABC transporter ATP-binding protein, whose amino-acid sequence MSLTAENVSWAREGALIVDGVTLRPEQGATVGLLGPNGSGKSSLLRLMQGVTKPSAGAIELDGEPLSSIPRRNIARTVAVVSQHAQTDMDILVEDVVRLGRIPHRGTWGGDAVADRAAVVRALEQTGLSDKADRLWHTLSGGERQRAQIARALAQEPRELLLDEPTNHLDIRHQLELLTLVTRLPMTTVVAMHDLNLAAMFCDHLVVLHGGSVVAAGTPREVLTPELIRDVYEVDAEVAYDDARGRVVISFEPAVLSSRCPAPALQG is encoded by the coding sequence ATGAGCCTCACCGCCGAGAACGTCAGCTGGGCGCGCGAGGGCGCGCTCATCGTCGACGGCGTCACCCTCCGCCCCGAACAGGGGGCCACCGTCGGCCTGCTCGGGCCCAACGGCTCGGGCAAGTCCTCGCTCCTGCGCCTCATGCAGGGCGTCACCAAGCCCTCCGCGGGCGCGATCGAACTGGACGGCGAGCCCCTCTCCTCGATCCCGCGCCGGAACATCGCGCGCACGGTTGCGGTCGTCAGCCAGCACGCGCAGACCGACATGGACATCCTCGTCGAGGACGTCGTCCGCCTCGGCCGCATCCCGCACCGCGGCACGTGGGGTGGGGACGCGGTCGCCGACCGCGCCGCCGTCGTGCGCGCCCTCGAGCAGACCGGCCTGAGCGACAAGGCCGACCGGCTCTGGCACACGCTCTCCGGCGGCGAGCGGCAGCGGGCGCAGATCGCGCGCGCGCTGGCGCAGGAACCGCGCGAGCTGCTGCTCGACGAGCCGACCAACCACCTGGACATCCGGCACCAGCTCGAGCTGCTCACGCTCGTCACCCGGCTGCCGATGACCACGGTCGTCGCGATGCACGACCTCAACCTGGCCGCGATGTTCTGCGACCACCTGGTGGTGCTGCACGGCGGATCGGTCGTCGCCGCGGGCACGCCGCGCGAGGTGCTCACGCCCGAGCTGATCCGCGACGTCTACGAGGTGGACGCGGAGGTCGCGTACGACGACGCCCGCGGCCGGGTGGTCATCTCCTTCGAGCCCGCCGTGCTCTCCAGCCGCTGCCCCGCGCCCGCTCTGCAGGGGTAG
- a CDS encoding FecCD family ABC transporter permease: protein MRVAPAAPAAGGRRRARSILAATALTLAGLFLLVLSVGVAITLGPADVSLVNVRDVVLNHLANAQIPVRLTEDAIVWQERLPRALVAAACGAGLGLCGAIMQSLLRNPLADPYVLGVSSGASTGAVAIGVLGLGGAGLGLSGGAFIGAIVAFALVLGLARLSGGGNDRVVLAGVASTQLFAALTSLIIFAFADSDETRGVMFWLLGSLEGVRWHDVGLCLAVVAAGTLICLRYAHALDAFAFGDEVASSLGLNVRRVRLLLLLMTALITATLVSVAGAIGFVGLVLPHAARLLFGSRHTRVVPATAVLGAIFMVWVDAGSRVVFAPTPLPVGVGTALIGVPVFIALLARRRRAA, encoded by the coding sequence GTGCGCGTGGCGCCCGCCGCGCCGGCGGCGGGCGGCCGTCGTCGTGCGCGCTCGATCCTCGCCGCGACCGCCCTCACGCTCGCCGGGTTGTTCCTCCTGGTGCTCTCGGTGGGGGTGGCCATCACGCTCGGCCCCGCCGACGTCTCCCTCGTGAACGTCCGCGACGTGGTCCTCAACCACCTGGCCAACGCCCAGATCCCGGTCCGCCTGACCGAAGACGCGATCGTCTGGCAGGAGCGGCTGCCGCGCGCCCTCGTCGCCGCGGCGTGCGGCGCCGGGCTCGGCCTGTGCGGGGCGATCATGCAGTCGCTGCTGCGCAACCCGCTGGCCGACCCGTACGTGCTCGGCGTATCCTCCGGCGCCTCGACGGGCGCCGTCGCGATCGGCGTGCTCGGCCTCGGCGGCGCGGGCCTGGGGCTCTCGGGCGGCGCGTTCATCGGCGCCATCGTCGCCTTCGCGCTCGTGCTGGGGCTGGCCCGGTTGTCCGGCGGCGGCAACGACCGCGTGGTCCTCGCCGGCGTCGCCAGCACCCAGCTTTTCGCGGCCCTGACCTCGCTCATCATCTTCGCGTTCGCCGATTCCGACGAGACCCGCGGCGTCATGTTCTGGCTGCTCGGCTCGCTCGAGGGCGTGCGCTGGCACGACGTCGGCCTGTGCCTGGCCGTCGTCGCCGCGGGCACGCTGATCTGCCTGCGCTACGCGCACGCTCTCGACGCGTTCGCGTTCGGCGACGAGGTCGCCTCCTCGCTCGGGCTGAACGTGCGCCGCGTGCGCCTGCTGCTGCTGCTCATGACCGCGCTCATCACGGCCACCCTCGTGAGCGTGGCCGGCGCGATCGGCTTCGTCGGCCTCGTGCTGCCCCACGCCGCGCGCCTGCTCTTCGGCTCGCGGCACACCCGCGTGGTCCCGGCGACGGCGGTCCTCGGCGCGATCTTCATGGTCTGGGTCGACGCCGGCTCCCGCGTCGTCTTCGCACCCACCCCGCTGCCCGTGGGCGTCGGCACCGCACTGATCGGCGTCCCGGTCTTCATCGCGCTGCTCGCCCGACGCAGGAGGGCCGCATGA
- a CDS encoding ABC transporter substrate-binding protein produces the protein MKIRSAAWAAVAATLALTVTGCGASEPVPDSSASGSAAEGGEGATEYPLVLDNCGVEVTVEAPPERVVSLDQNSTEILYSLGLQDRIAGTASWTDPILAEFEDVDESVPRLSDNAPSYEVVLDADPDFITASFGRHFNEEGGIATRDRFAETAIETYLSPTDCEGSTTINGGGTRTKLLEIDSLYTEIRELAAVFDVPSRGEALVADLEERTAAALDGADADGATVAFWFADTTTPYFAGSFGSPGLLAEMSGMENVFDDIPDDWTAAGWETVVDRDPEVLVLGDLQRNRFPGDLLEDKIEFLESDPLTKNLDAVKNERYISLHGAEMNPSIRLVDGLEKIGDFWKEKDAD, from the coding sequence ATGAAGATTCGTTCTGCCGCCTGGGCCGCCGTCGCGGCGACCCTGGCCCTGACCGTCACCGGATGCGGCGCGTCCGAGCCCGTGCCTGATTCGTCGGCCTCCGGCTCCGCAGCGGAAGGCGGCGAGGGGGCCACCGAGTACCCCCTCGTGCTCGACAACTGCGGCGTCGAGGTCACGGTGGAGGCCCCGCCGGAGCGCGTCGTCTCCCTCGACCAGAACTCCACCGAGATCCTCTACTCGCTCGGGCTCCAGGACCGCATCGCCGGCACGGCGTCGTGGACGGATCCGATCCTGGCGGAATTCGAGGACGTCGACGAGTCGGTTCCGCGCCTGTCCGACAATGCTCCGAGCTACGAAGTCGTCCTCGACGCGGACCCCGACTTCATCACCGCCTCCTTCGGCCGTCACTTCAACGAGGAAGGCGGCATCGCGACCCGCGATCGCTTCGCGGAGACCGCCATCGAAACCTACCTCTCCCCGACGGACTGCGAGGGATCGACGACGATCAACGGCGGCGGCACCCGCACCAAGCTCCTCGAGATCGATTCGCTCTACACCGAGATCCGCGAGCTCGCGGCCGTCTTCGACGTGCCCTCCCGCGGTGAGGCGCTCGTCGCCGACCTCGAGGAGCGCACCGCGGCAGCGCTCGACGGTGCGGACGCCGACGGCGCCACCGTGGCCTTCTGGTTCGCCGACACGACCACCCCGTACTTCGCCGGCTCCTTCGGCTCGCCGGGGCTGCTCGCCGAGATGTCGGGCATGGAGAACGTCTTCGACGACATCCCCGACGACTGGACGGCCGCCGGCTGGGAGACCGTTGTCGATCGGGACCCGGAAGTGCTCGTCCTCGGCGACCTGCAGCGCAACCGCTTCCCGGGCGACCTTCTGGAAGACAAAATCGAGTTCCTCGAGTCGGACCCGCTGACCAAGAACCTCGACGCCGTGAAGAACGAGCGCTACATCTCGCTGCACGGCGCCGAGATGAACCCCTCGATCCGCCTCGTCGACGGGCTCGAGAAGATCGGCGACTTCTGGAAGGAAAAGGACGCTGACTAG